From one Anguilla rostrata isolate EN2019 chromosome 12, ASM1855537v3, whole genome shotgun sequence genomic stretch:
- the LOC135235929 gene encoding claudin-8-like, whose translation MVQGTLEIVAMCLGLVGLIGASATTGLPMWKVTAFIGENIIVMETRWEGLWMNCYRQANIRMQCKVYDSLLILPPDLQAARGLMCCSVALAGVALLIAMAGMRCMSCLQDNDRARSLVLISAGGMLLLASLCVFVPVSWTGHVIIRDFYNPLLIDAQRRELGDALYIGWVTGGFLFASGLMLVCRRVPEDSGSFDVLRRQNPPLIGYLPAAHRPALVGYQPVVNRPSFLSDRPSPFDGGLALSRAAPPSGGFSQPVSLSTSFAQSQPRVPSFSFHQHSPLTSASTSGFMGNLSTPGNSLYMGHPAALFPPRSGAQQTASYNTLYTDFQPVNQGPVFIGYHSSMVAPQTPSVSSIGEII comes from the coding sequence ATGGTGCAGGGCACCCTGGAGATTGTGGCCATGTGCCTGGGCTTGGTGGGTCTGATCGGGGCCTCTGCCACCACGGGGCTGCCCATGTGGAAGGTGACGGCCTTCATCGGGGAGAACATCATCGTCATGGAGACGCGCTGGGAGGGGCTGTGGATGAACTGCTACAGGCAGGCCAACATCCGCATGCAGTGCAAGGTGTACGACTCGCTGCTGATCCTGCCGCCGGACCTGCAGGCGGCGCGCGGGCTCATGTGCTGCTCGGTGGCGCTGGCGGGCGTGGCGCTGCTGATCGCCATGGCGGGAATGCGCTGCATGTCCTGCCTGCAGGACAACGACCGCGCCCGCAGCCTGGTCCTCATCTCGGCCGGCGGCAtgctgctgctggcctcccTCTGCGTCTTCGTCCCCGTCTCCTGGACGGGTCACGTGATCATCCGCGACTTCTACAACCCGCTGCTGATCGACGCGCAGCGCAGGGAGCTGGGGGACGCGCTCTACATCGGCTGGGTGACCGGCGGCTTCCTGTTCGCCTCCGGCCTCATGCTGGTGTGCCGCCGCGTGCCCGAGGACTCGGGCTCCTTCGACGTGCTCCGGCGGCAGAACCCGCCTCTGATAGGGTACCTCCCCGCGGCCCACAGGCCCGCTCTGGTCGGGTACCAGCCCGTCGTCAACAGACCCAGCTTCCTCAGCGACCGGCCCTCCCCGTTCGACGGCGGCCTGGCCCTGAGCCGCGCGGCCCCGCCCAGCGGGGGCTTCAGCCAGCCCGTTTCGCTCAGCACCAGCTTCGCCCAGAGCCAGCCCCGGGTTCCCAGCTTTTCGTTCCACCAGCATTCGCCCCTCacctccgcctccacctccgGCTTCATGGGGAACCTGTCCACCCCGGGAAACTCCTTATACATGGGGCACCCGGCCGCTCTCTTCCCTCCCAGAAGCGGAGCCCAGCAGACCGCCTCATACAACACGCTCTACACCGACTTTCAGCCAGTGAACCAGGGCCCGGTGTTCATCGGGTACCACTCCTCTATGGTGGCGCCACAAACACCCAGCGTGAGCAGCATAGGCGAAATCATCTGA
- the LOC135236424 gene encoding claudin-8-like, with amino-acid sequence MQPVTDRSYTDSMYAEKAKLEKKDQRDRICCEVVALVIGFVGLIGVAAVTGLPMWKVTAFIGENIIVMETRWEGLWMNCFRQANIRMQCKVYDSLLILPPDLQAARGLMCASVALSCFALVVSAVGMRCTKMVDHRARTKHVVLVVGGCLFLLACVTTIIPVSWTGNVIIRDFYNPLLIDAQRRELGEALYIGWVTSALLFTAGMILVCRHAPRTNDEEPVVTGGAYAPYTYQPGYTYNPGYTYQPSYTYQPAYTYQPAYSTAPPQGSVIYSPSQYM; translated from the coding sequence ATGCAGCCAGTCACGGACAGGTCGTACACGGACAGCATGTACGCCGAGAAGGCCAAGCTGGAGAAGAAGGACCAGAGGGACCGCATCTGCTGCGAGGTGGTCGCCCTGGTGATCGGCTTCGTCGGGCTGATCGGCGTGGCGGCCGTGACGGGGCTGCCCATGTGGAAGGTGACGGCCTTCATCGGGGAGAACATCATCGTCATGGAGACGCGCTGGGAGGGGCTGTGGATGAACTGCTTCAGGCAGGCCAACATCCGCATGCAGTGCAAGGTGTACGACTCGCTGCTGATCCTGCCGCCGGACCTGCAGGCCGCGCGCGGGCTCATGTGCGCCTCGGTGGCGCTCAGCTGCTTCGCCCTGGTAGTGTCGGCCGTGGGCATGCGCTGCACCAAGATGGTGGACCACCGCGCCCGCACCAAGCACGTCGTCCTGGTGGTGGGCGGCTGCCTCTTCCTCCTGGCCTGCGTCACCACCATCATCCCCGTCTCCTGGACGGGCAACGTGATCATCCGCGACTTCTACAACCCGCTGCTGATCGACGCGCAGCGCCGGGAGCTGGGGGAGGCGCTCTACATCGGCTGGGTGACGTCCGCCCTGCTCTTCACCGCCGGGATGATCCTGGTGTGCCGCCACGCGCCGCGCACGAACGACGAGGAGCCGGTGGTGACCGGGGGGGCGTACGCGCCCTACACCTACCAGCCCGGCTACACCTACAACCCCGGATACACCTACCAGCCGTCCTACACCTACCAGCCAGCTTACACGTACCAGCCAGCCTActctactgcccccccccaggggtcTGTCATATACAGCCCAAGCCAGTACATGTGA
- the cldn8.1 gene encoding claudin-8: protein MANSALEIAAMCISLLGLIGAAASTGMPMWRVTAFIGENIIVMETRWEGLWMNCYRQANIRMQCKVYDSLLALSPDLQAARGLMCCSLALAGLGVLIAIAGMQCTACIRDNDRAKRAVLVAAGSMILLACFCVVIPVSWTGHVIIRDFYNPLLIDAQRRELGEALYIGWVSAAFLFVGGCMFACCNVSSGKDTERSVYSRNPQYLAYPPQVVYTPQGAYTPQGAYTPQTVYTPQRYPSYHSYPSRHPSMRSAMAYL, encoded by the coding sequence ATGGCGAACTCGGCGCTGGAGATCGCGGCCATGTGCATCAGCCTGCTGGGCCTGATCGGCGCGGCGGCCAGCACGGGCATGCCCATGTGGAGGGTGACGGCCTTCATCGGGGAGAACATCATCGTCATGGAGACGCGCTGGGAGGGGCTGTGGATGAACTGCTACAGGCAGGCCAACATCCGCATGCAGTGCAAGGTGTACGACTCGCTGCTGGCGCTCTCGCCCGACCTGCAGGCCGCGCGCGGGCTCATGTGCTGCTCGCTGGCGCTGGCGGGGCTGGGCGTGCTCATCGCCATCGCCGGCATGCAGTGCACCGCCTGCATCCGCGACAACGACCGCGCCAAGCGCGCCGTCCTGGTCGCCGCCGGCAGCATGATCCTCCTGGCCTGCTTCTGCGTGGTCATCCCCGTCTCCTGGACGGGCCACGTGATCATCCGCGACTTCTACAACCCGCTGCTGATCGACGCGCAGCGCAGGGAGCTGGGGGAGGCGCTCTACATCGGCTGGGTCTCCGCCGCCTTCCTCTTCGTCGGCGGCTGCATGTTCGCCTGCTGCAACGTCTCTTCGGGGAAGGACACCGAGAGGTCCGTCTACTCCAGGAACCCCCAGTACCTGGCCTACCCCCCGCAGGTGGTGTACACCCCGCAAGGAGCATACACCCCGCAAGGAGCGTACACCCCTCAGACTGTGTACACCCCCCAGCGCTACCCCTCCTACCACAGCTACCCGTCCAGGCATCCGTCCATGCGCAGCGCGATGGCCTACCTCTGA
- the LOC135236562 gene encoding claudin-4-like, with protein sequence MRGKLDIVGLVLGFIGLIGVVTITGLPMWKVTAYIGANLIVMETQWDGLWMNCINQVNIRMQCKVYDSLLILPPELQAARGLMCVSIVLATAALLVSFCGTRRTNCFGDDARGKRVTLALGGALFLLCCVTTLIPVCWTAHTIIRNFYDPLVIDARKHELGASLYTGAAAAGLLLAAGAILVWRSTARDGQAGEEYHLQPVPTSERDGGDGHDAGLGRNPSSTYSKIQYV encoded by the coding sequence ATGAGAGGCAAGCTGGACATCGTGGGCCTGGTGCTGGGCTTCATCGGCCTGATCGGCGTGGTGACCATCACGGGCCTGCCCATGTGGAAGGTGACGGCCTACATCGGCGCCAACCTCATCGTCATGGAGACGCAGTGGGACGGGCTGTGGATGAACTGCATCAACCAGGTGAACATCCGCATGCAGTGCAAGGTGTACGACTCGCTGCTGATCCTGCCGCCGGAGCTGCAGGCCGCGCGCGGGCTCATGTGCGTCTCCATCGTGCTGGCCACCGCCGCCCTGCTGGTGTCCTTCTGCGGCACGCGCCGCACCAACTGCTTCGGGGACGACGCGCGGGGGAAGCGGGTGACCCTGGCGCTGGGCGgcgccctcttcctcctctgctgcGTCACCACCCTCATCCCCGTCTGCTGGACGGCGCACACCATCATCCGCAACTTCTACGACCCCCTGGTGATCGACGCACGCAAGCACGAGCTGGGCGCGTCGCTCTACACCGGCGCGGCCGCCGCCGGGTTGCTGCTGGCGGCCGGCGCCATCCTGGTGTGGCGCTCCACCGCCCGCGACGGGCAGGCTGGCGAGGAGTACCACCTGCAGCCCGTGCCGACGAGCGAGCGGGACGGCGGCGACGGCCATGACGCAGGGCTGGGGCGCAATCCGTCCAGCACTTACAGCAAGATCCAGTATGTGTGA